One Bos indicus isolate NIAB-ARS_2022 breed Sahiwal x Tharparkar chromosome 10, NIAB-ARS_B.indTharparkar_mat_pri_1.0, whole genome shotgun sequence DNA window includes the following coding sequences:
- the APC gene encoding adenomatous polyposis coli protein isoform X10, producing MTRRQLEYEARQIRVAMEEQLGTCQDMEKRAQRRITRIQQIEKDILRIRQLLQSQATEAERSSQSKHEAGSHEAERQNEGQGVAEINMATSGSGQGSTTRIDHETASVLSSSSTHSAPRRLTSHLGTKVEMVYSLLSMLGTHDKDDMSRTLLAMSSSQDSCISMRQSGCLPLLIQLLHGNDKDSVLLGNSRGSKEARARASAALHNIIHSQPDDKRGRREIRVLHLLEQIRAYCETCWEWQEAHEQGMDQDKNPMPAPVEHQICPAVCVLMKLSFDEEHRHAMNELGRKATRGISSQELGQGLSGGLQAIAELLQVDCEMYGLTNDHYSITLRRYAGMALTNLTFGDVANKATLCSMKGCMRALVAQLQSESEDLQQVIASVLRNLSWRADVNSKKTLREVGSVKALMECALEVKKESTLKSVLSALWNLSAHCTENKADICAVDGALAFLVGTLTYRSQTNTLAIIESGGGILRNVSSLIATNEDHRQILRENNCLQTLLQHLKSHSLTIVSNACGTLWNLSARNPKDQEALWDMGAVSMLKNLIHSKHKMIAMGSAAALRNLMANRPAKYKDANIMSPGSSLPSLHVRKQKALEAELDAQHLSETFDNIDNLSPKASHRSKQRHKQNLYGDYVFDTNRHDDNRSDNFNTGNMTVLSPYLNTTVLPSSSSSRGSLDSSRSEKDRSLERERGISLGNYHPATENPGTSSKRGLQISTTAAQIAKVMEEVSAIHTSQEDRSSGSTTELHCGTDERNALRRSSTTHTHANTYNFTKSENSNRTCPIPYAKVEYKRSSNDSLNSVSSSDGYGKRGQMKPSIESYSEDDESKFCSYGQYPADLAHKIHSANHMDDNDGELDTPINYSLKYSDEQLNSGRQSPSQNERWARPKHILEDEIKPNEQRQSRSQSTAYPVYPESTDDKHLKFQPHFGQQECVSPYRSRAANGSETNRVGSNHGISQNVNQSLCQEDDYEDDKPTNYSERYSEEGQHEEEERPTNYSIKYSEEKHHVDQPIDYSLKYTTDIPSSQKPAFSFSKNSSGQSTKTEHISSSSENTSTTSSNAKRQNQLHPSSAQSRSGQTPKATSSSCKVPSINQETIQTYCVEDTPICFSRCSSLSSLSSAEDEVGCDQTTQEAESANTLQIAEIKDNSGPRSNEDSVSKVPAGSQHIRTKSSRLQASGLSSESARHKAVEFSSGAKSPSKSGAQTPKSPPEHYVQETPLMFSRCTSVSSLDSFESRSIASSVQSEPCSGMVSGIISPSDLPDSPGQTMPPSRSKTPPPPPPPPPQTVQTKQEVPKNKAPSAEKRESGPKQAAVNAAVQRVQVLPEADTLLHFATESTPDGFSCSSSLSALSLDEPFIQKDVELRIMPPVQENDNGNETESEQPEESNENQEKEAEKPTDSEKDLLDESDDDDIEILEECIISAMPTKSSRKAKKPAQTTSKLPPPVARKPSQLPVYKLLPSQNRLQAQKHVSFTPGDDMPRVYCVEGTPINFSTATSLSDLTIESPPNELAAGEGVRAGAQSSEFEKRDTIPTEGRSTDEAQRGKASSVTVPELDDSKTEEGDILAECINSAMPKGKSHKPFRVKKIMDQVQQASMSSSGTNKNQLDGKTKKPTSPVKPIPQNTEYRTRVRKNTDSKNNLNAERNFSENKDSKKQHLKNNSKDFNDKLPNNEDRVRGSFTFDSPHHYTPIEGTPYCFSRNDSLSSLDFDDDDVDLSREKAELRKGKESKESEAKVTNHTELTSNQQSASKTPAVTKQPINRGQSKPVLQKQSTFPQSSKDIPDRGAATDEKLQNFAIENTPVCFSRNSSLSSLSDIDQENNNNKENEPVKETEPPASQGEPGKPQASGYAPKSFHVEDTPVCFSRNSSLSSLSIDSEDDLLQECISSAMPKKKKPSRLKPDNEKHSPRNMGGILAEDLTLDLKDIQRPDSEHGLSPDSENFDWKAIQEGANSIVSSLHQAAAAACLSRQASSDSDSILSLKSGISLGSPFHLTPDQEEKPFTSNKGPRILKPGEKSTLETKKIESENKGIKGGKKVYKSLITGKVRSNSEISSQMKQPLQTNMPSISRGRTMIHIPGVRNSSSSTSPVSKKGPPLKTPASKSPSECQPATTSPRGTKPSVKSELSPVTRQASQTAGSNKGPSRSGSRDSTPSRPAQQPLSRPMQSPGRNSISPGRNGISPPNKLSQLPRTSSPSTASTKSSGSGKMSYTSPGRQMSQQNLTKQTGLSKNGSGIPRSESASKGLNQMSNSNGSNKKVELSRMSSTKSSGSESDRSERPVLVRQSTFIKEAPSPTLRRKLEESASFESLSPSSRPDSPTRSQAHTPVLSPSLPDMSLSTHSSVQSGGWRKLPPNLSPTIEYNDGRPVKRHDIARSHSESPSRLPINRSGTWKREHSKHSSSLPRVSTWRRTGSSSSILSASSESSEKAKSEDEKQVNSISGSKQTKENQVSTKGTWRKIKESEISPTNSTSQTTSSGAANGAESKTLIYQMAPAVSKTEDVWVRIEDCPINNPRSGRSPTGNTPPVIDTVSEKGNPNPKDSKDNQGKQNVSNGSAPTRTMGLENRLNSFIQVDPPDQKGTETKPGHSNNPVPASETSESSIAERTPFSSSSSSKHSSPSGTVAARVSPFNYNPSPRKSSTDGTSARPSQIPTPVSNNTKKRDSKPDSTEPSGTQSPKRHSGSYLVTSV from the exons GGTTCAACTACACGAATAGATCATGAAACAGCCAGTGTTTTGAGTTCTAGTAGCACACATTCTGCTCCTCGAAGGCTGACGAGTCATCTGGGAACCAAG GTGGAAATGGTGTATTCATTGTTGTCAATGCTTGGTACTCATGATAAGGATGATATGTCGCGAACTTTGCTAGCTATGTCTAGCTCCCAAGACAGCTGTATATCCATGCGACAGTCTGGATGTCTTCCTCTCCTCATCCAGCTTTTACATGGCAATGACAAAGACTCTGTGTTGTTGGGAAATTCCCGGGGCAGTAAAGAGGCTCGGGCCAGGGCCAGTGCAGCACTCCACAACATCATTCACTCACAGCCTGATGACAAGAGAGGCAGGCGTGAAATCCGAGTCCTTCATCTTTTGGAACAGATACGAGCTTACTGTGAAACCTGTTGGGAGTGGCAGGAAGCCCATGAACAAGGCATGGACCAGGACAAAAATCCAA TGCCAGCTCCTGTTGAACATCAGATCTGCCCTGCTGTCTGTGTTCTAATGAAGCTTTCGTTTGATGAAGAGCATAGACATGCCATGAATGAGCTTG gTAGGAAGGCTACCCGGGGCATTTCATCCCAGGAGCTAGGGCAGGGGCTTTCAG GGGGACTACAGGCCATTGCAGAATTATTGCAAGTGGACTGTGAAATGTATGGGCTTACTAATGACCACTACAGTATTACTTTAAGACGATATGCAGGAATGGCTTTGACAAACTTGACTTTCGGAGATGTAGCCAACAAG GCTACTCTCTGCTCTATGAAAGGCTGCATGAGAGCGCTCGTGGCTCAGCTCCAGTCTGAAAGCGAGGACTTGCAGCAG GTTATTGCGAGTGTTTTGAGGAATCTGTCTTGGAGAGCAGATGTAAATAGTAAAAAGACTTTGCGTGAAGTTGGAAGTGTGAAAGCATTGATGGAATGTGCTTTGGAAGTGAAAAAG GAATCAACCCTCAAAAGTGTATTGAGTGCCTTATGGAACTTGTCAGCACACTGCACTGAGAATAAAGCTGACATATGTGCTGTGGATGGTGCGCTTGCATTTTTGGTTGGCACTCTCACTTATCGCAGCCAGaccaatactttagccattatTGAAAGTGGAGGTGGGATATTACGGAATGTATCCAGCTTGATAGCTACAAATGAGGACCACAG gcAAATCCTAAGAGAGAATAATTGCTTACAGACCTTATTACAACACTTGAAATCTCACAGTTTGACAATAGTCAGCAATGCATGCGGAACCTTGTGGAATCTCTCAGCAAGAAACCCTAAAGACCAGGAAGCATTGTGGGACATGGGAGCAGTCAGCATGCTCAAGAACCTCATTCATTCAAAGCACAAGATGATTGCTATGGGAAGTGCTGCAGCTTTAAGGaatctcatggcaaatagaccTGCAAAGTATAAAGATGCCAATATCATGTCTCCTGGTTCAAGTTTGCCTTCTCTACATGTCAGGAAACAAAAGGCCCTGGAAGCAGAATTAGATGCTCAGCATTTATCAGAAACTTTTGACAATATTGACAATTTAAGTCCCAAGGCATCTCATCGTAGCAAGCAGAGACACAAGCAAAATCTCTATGGTGACTATGTTTTTGACACCAATCGACATGATGATAACAGGTCAGACAATTTTAATACTGGAAACATGACTGTCCTATCACCGTACTTAAACACTACAGTATTGCCCAGCTCTTCTTCATCAAGGGGAAGTTTAGATAGCTCTCGTTCTGAGAAAGATAGAAGTCTGGAGAGAGAACGAGGTATTAGCCTAGGCAACTATCACCCAGCAACAGAAAACCCAGGAACCTCTTCAAAGCGAGGTTTGCAGATTTCTACCACTGCAGCCCAGATTGCCAAAGTCATGGAAGAAGTATCAGCTATTCATACCTCTCAGGAAGACAGAAGTTCTGGGTCTACCACAGAACTACACTGTGGGACAGATGAGAGGAATGCACTAAGAAGAAGCTCTACCacccacacacatgcaaacacgtACAACTTTACCAagtcagaaaactcaaacagaacATGTCCAATACCATATGCCAAAGTAGAATATAAGAGATCTTCAAATGATAGTTTAAATAGTGTCAGCAGTAGTGATGGTTATGGTAAAAGAGGTCAGATGAAACCTTCAATTGAATCCTATTCTGAAGATGATGAAAGTAAATTTTGCAGCTATGGTCAGTATCCAGCTGACCTAGCCCATAAAATACATAGTGCAAATCATATGGATGATAATGATGGAGAACTAGATACACCAATAAATTACAGTCTCAAATATTCCGATGAACAGTTGAACTCTGGGAGGCAGAGCCCTTCACAGAATGAAAGATGGGCAAGACCCAAACATATACTAGAAGATGAAATAAAACCGAATGAGCAGAGACAATCAAGGAGTCAAAGCACAGCTTATCCCGTGTATCCTGAGAGCACTGATGATAAACACCTCAAGTTCCAACCACACTTTGGGCAGCAAGAATGTGTTTCCCCATACAGGTCAAGAGCAGCCAATGGATCTGAAACAAATCGAGTAGGCTCTAATCATGGAATTAGTCAAAATGTGAACCAGTCTTTGTGTCAAGAAGATGACTATGAAGACGATAAACCAACCAACTATAGCGAACGTTACTCTGAGGAAGGGCAGCATGAGGAAGAAGAGAGGCCAACCAATTATAGCATAAAATACAGTGAAGAAAAACATCACGTGGATCAGCCTATTGATTATAGTTTAAAATACACCACAGACATTCCTTCTTCACAGAAACCAGCATTTTCATTCTCAAAGAATTCATCTGGACAGAGCACAAAAACTGAACACATCTCTTCAAGCAGCGAGAATACATCCACAACTTCATCTAATGCCAAGAGGCAGAATCAGCTGCATCCAAGCTCAGCACAGAGCAGAAGTGGTCAGACCCCAAAAGCCACCTCTTCCTCTTGCAAAGTCCCCTCTATCAACCAAGAAACAATACAGACTTACTGTGTAGAAGATACCCCAATATGTTTTTCAAGATGCAGTTCATTATCATCTCTGTCATCTGCTGAAGATGAAGTAGGGTGTGATCAGACAACACAAGAAGCAGAGTCTGCTAACACTCTGCAAATAGCTGAAATCAAGGACAACAGCGGACCTAGGTCAAATGAAGATTCTGTGAGTAAAGTTCCAGCAGGGTCACAGCACATTAGAACCAAATCCAGCAGACTCCAGGCTTCTGGTCTGTCTTCAGAGTCAGCCAGGCACAAAGCTGTTGAATTTTCTTCAGGGGCCAAATCTCCTTCCAAGAGCGGTGCTCAGACACCCAAAAGTCCACCAGAGCACTACGTTCAGGAGACCCCACTCATGTTTAGCAGATGtacttcagtcagttcactcGACAGTTTTGAGAGTCGCTCGATTGCCAGCTCTGTTCAGAGTGAACCCTGCAGTGGAATGGTAAGTGGCATCATAAGCCCCAGTGACCTCCCAGATAGCCCTGGACAAACCATGCCACCAAGCAGAAGCAAAACCCCTCCGCCACCGCCTCCGCCTCCTCCTCAGACAGTTCAAACGAAGCAGGAAGTACCTAAAAATAAAGCACCTAGTGCTGAAAAGAGAGAAAGTGGACCCAAGCAAGCTGCTGTAAATGCTGCAGTACAAAGGGTCCAGGTTCTTCCAGAGGCTGATACTCTGTTACATTTTGCCACAGAGAGTACTCCTGATGGATTTTCTTGTTCATCTAGCCTGAGCGCTCTGAGCCTTGATGAGCCATTTATTCAGAAAGATGTGGAACTAAGAATAATGCCTCCAGTTCAGGAAAATGACAACGGGAATGAAACAGAAAGTGAGCAGCCTGAAGAATCAAATGAAAACCAggaaaaagaggcagaaaaaccCACTGATTCTGAAAAAGATCTTTTAGATGAGTCAGATGATGATGATATTGAAATACTAGAAGAGTGTATAATTTCTGCCATGCCAACAAAATCTTCACGCAAAGCCAAAAAACCAGCCCAGACTACTTCAAAATTACCTCCACCTGTGGCAAGGAAACCAAGTCAGCTCCCTGTATACAAACTTCTGCCATCGCAAAACAGGTTACAGGCACAAAAGCATGTTAGTTTTACACCAGGAGATGATATGCCACGGGTGTATTGTGTAGAAGGGACACCTATAAACTTTTCCACAGCTACATCTCTGAGTGATCTAACGATAGAATCCCCTCCAAATGAGTtagctgctggagaaggggttAGAGCAGGGGCACAGTCAAGTGAATTTGAAAAACGAGATACCATTCCTACTGAAGGCAGAAGTACAGATGAGGCTCAACGAGGGAAAGCCTCATCTGTCACTGTGCCTGAACTGGATGACAGCAAAACAGAAGAAGGTGATATTCTTGCAGAATGCATTAATTCTGCCATGCCCAAAGGAAAAAGTCACAAGCCTTTCCGTGTGAAAAAGATTATGGACCAGGTCCAGCAAGCATCTATGTCTTCATCTGGAACTAACAAAAATCAATTAGATGGTAAGACGAAGAAACCTACTTCACCAGTAAAACCTATACCACAAAATACTGAATACAGGACACGTGTAAGAAAAAATACAGACtcaaaaaataatctaaatgcagaaagaaatttctcagaaaacaaagactcaAAGAAACAGCACTTGAAAAATAATTCCAAGGACTTCAATGATAAACTGCCAAATAATGAAGACAGAGTCAGAGGAAGTTTTACTTTTGATTCACCCCATCATTACACGCCCATTGAAGgcactccatactgtttttcacgaAATGACTCTTTGAGTTCTCTAgattttgatgatgatgatgttgacCTTTCCAGGGAAAAGGCTGAATTAAGAAAGGGGAAGGAAAGTAAAGAATCAGAAGCTAAAGTGACCAACCACACAGAACTAACCTCAAACCAACAATCAGCTAGTAAGACACCAGCTGTTACAAAGCAGCCAATAAATAGAGGTCAGTCTAAACCCGTGCTGCAGAAGCAGTCCACTTTTCCCCAGTCTTCCAAAGATATACCAGACAGAGGGGCAGCAACAGATGAGAAATTACAGAATTTCGCTATTGAAAATACTCCAGTTTGCTTTTCTCGAAATTCCTCTCTAAGCTCTCTTAGTGACATTGatcaagaaaacaacaacaacaaggaaaatGAACCTGTCAAAGAGACAGAGCCCCCTGCCTCACAGGGAGAACCAGGTAAACCCCAGGCCTCAGGTTATGCTCCTAAATCGTTTCACGTGGAAGACACCCCTGTTTGTTTCTCAAGAAACAGTTCTCTCAGTTCTCTTAGTATTGATTCTGAAGATGACCTGCTGCAGGAATGTATAAGTTCTGcaatgccaaaaaagaaaaagccttcaAGGCTCAAGCCCGATAATGAAAAGCATAGTCCCAGAAATATGGGTGGCATATTAGCAGAAGATTTGACACTCGATTTGAAAGATATACAGAGACCAGATTCAGAACATGGTTTATCCCCAGATTCAGAAAATTTTGATTGGAAAGCTATTCAGGAAGGTGCAAATTCCATAGTAAGTAGTTTACATCAAGCTGCTGCCGCTGCATGTTTATCTCGACAAGCTTCATCTGATTCAGATTCTATCCTTTCATTGAAATCGGGTATCTCTCTGGGATCACCATTTCACCTTACACCTGATCAAGAAGAAAAACCCTTTACGAGTAATAAAGGTCCACGAATTCTAAAACCTGGGGAGAAAAGTACATTGGAAACTAAAAAAATAGAATctgaaaataaaggaataaaaggagGCAAAAAGGTTTATAAAAGTTTGATTACTGGAAAAGTTCGATCTAATTCGGAAATTTCGAGCCAAATGAAACAACCCCTTCAAACAAACATGCCTTCAATCTCTCGAGGTAGGACAATGATTCATATTCCAGGAGTTCGGAATAGCTCTTCAAGTACAAGCCCAGTTTCTAAAAAAGGCCCGCCCCTCAAGACTCCAGCCTCCAAAAGCCCTAGTGAATGTCAGCCGGCTACCACCTCTCCCAGAGGAACCAAGCCATCAGTGAAGTCAGAATTAAGCCCTGTTACAAGGCAGGCATCCCAGACAGCAGGATCAAACAAAGGACCTTCTAGATCAGGATCTAGAGATTCCACTCCTTCAAGACCTGCCCAGCAACCATTAAGTAGACCAATGCAGTCTCCAGGGCGAAACTCAATCTCTCCTGGTAGAAATGGAATAAGTCCCCCTAACAAATTATCTCAACTACCAAGGACGTCATCCCCTAGTACTGCTTCAACTAAGTCCTCAGGTTCTGGGAAAATGTCTTACACATCTCCTGGCAGACAGATGAGCCAGCAGAACCTCACCAAACAAACAGGCTTATCCAAGAATGGCAGTGGTATCCCAAGAAGTGAATCTGCCTCCAAAGGGCTAAATCAAATGAGTAATAGTAATGGATCCAATAAAAAAGTAGAACTTTCTAGAATGTCTTCAACAAAGTCAAGTGGAAGTGAATCCGATAGGTCAGAGAGACCTGTATTAGTACGCCAATCAACTTTCATCAAAGAAGCTCCAAGCCCAACCCTAAGGAGAAAACTGGAGGAATCTGCTTCATTTGaatctctttctccatcttccaGACCCGATTCTCCCACACGGTCCCAGGCTCATACTCCAGTTTTAAGTCCTTCCCTTCCTGATATGTCTCTATCTACACATTCGTCTGTTCAGTCTGGTGGATGGCGAAAACTCCCACCTAACCTCAGTCCCACCATAGAGTATAATGATGGAAGACCAGTAAAGCGCCATGATATAGCACGCTCTCATTCCGAAAGTCCTTCCAGACTTCCCATCAATAGGTCAGGGACCTGGAAACGTGAGCACAGCAAACACTCATCATCACTTCCTCGAGTAAGCACTTGGAGAAGAACTGGAAGTTCATCCTCAATTCTTTCTGCTTCATCAGAATctagtgaaaaggcaaaaagtgagGACGAAAAACAAGTGAACTCTATTTCAGGAAGCAAACAAACTAAAGAAAATCAGGTATCCACAAAAGgaacatggagaaaaataaaagaaagtgaaatttctCCCACAAATAGTACTTCTCAGACCACTTCTTCAGGTGCTGCAAATGGTGCTGAATCAAAGACTCTGATTTATCAAATGGCACCTGCTGTTTCTAAAACAGAGGATGTTTGGGTGAGAATTGAGGATTGCCCCATTAACAACCCTAGATCTGGAAGATCTCCAACAGGAAATACTCCCCCCGTGATTGACACTGTTTCAGAAAAGGGAAACCCGAACCCTAAAGATTCAAAAGATAATCAGGGAAAACAAAATGTGAGCAATGGTAGTGCCCCTACACGCACCATGGGTCTGGAAAACCGCCTGAATTCCTTTATTCAGGTAGATCCTCCAGACCAAAAAGGAACTGAGACAAAACCGGGACACAGTAATAACCCTGTCCCTGCATCCGAGACTAGTGAAAGTTCTATAGCCGAGCGTACCCCGTTTAGTTCTAGCAGCTCAAGCAAGCACAGTTCACCAAGTGGGACTGTCGCCGCCAGGGTGAGTCCTTTTAATTACAACCCAAGCCCAAGGAAGAGCAGCACAGATGGCACTTCAGCCCGACCGTCTCAGATCCCAACGCCAGTGAGCAACAACACAAAGAAACGCGACTCAAAACCCGACAGCACAGAACCCAGCGGGACTCAAAGTCCTAAACGCCATTCTGGGTCTTACCTTGTGACATCTGTGTGA